The proteins below come from a single Dehalococcoidia bacterium genomic window:
- a CDS encoding response regulator transcription factor, whose amino-acid sequence MRILVVEDEKDLAEAIALGLQKQGYAADIALDGEEALTILEVNAYDLIVLDLNLPKVDGVEVCRRVRASGSSIGILMLTARTSIDDRVLGLDQGADDYLVKPFHFPELLARVRAILRREGTPRPTILRVGELVLDPNNLRVHFQGREIQFTTKEFSILEYLAQNAGRIVSQEELLEHVWNDDANQFTQTIKVHINNIRKKLGAAGAGDMITTVKGRGYML is encoded by the coding sequence ATGAGGATACTGGTAGTTGAAGACGAGAAAGACCTGGCCGAGGCCATAGCCCTGGGACTGCAGAAGCAGGGCTACGCCGCCGACATCGCGCTCGACGGCGAGGAGGCGCTGACGATTCTGGAAGTAAACGCCTACGATCTCATCGTGCTCGACCTGAACCTTCCAAAAGTCGACGGTGTGGAAGTCTGCCGCCGCGTCCGGGCATCAGGGTCATCGATCGGGATCCTGATGCTCACCGCGCGCACCAGCATCGATGACCGCGTGCTCGGTCTTGACCAGGGCGCCGACGACTACCTGGTCAAGCCGTTCCACTTCCCGGAGCTGCTGGCGCGGGTGCGCGCCATACTGCGCAGGGAGGGAACGCCAAGGCCGACCATCCTGCGCGTGGGCGAGCTGGTGCTGGATCCTAACAACCTCAGGGTGCATTTCCAAGGCAGAGAGATTCAATTCACCACAAAAGAATTCTCCATACTGGAGTACCTGGCGCAAAACGCCGGGCGCATCGTCAGCCAGGAAGAGCTGCTGGAGCACGTATGGAACGACGATGCCAATCAGTTCACGCAAACTATTAAGGTGCATATAAACAATATTCGAAAGAAACTCGGCGCGGCCGGCGCGGGGGACATGATAACTACGGTGAAGGGGAGGGGGTATATGCTATGA
- a CDS encoding HAMP domain-containing sensor histidine kinase has product MRMPAFTRSIHFRLTFWYSAILISLTILLIVGLNIGVRQASVEPPPNLPQWGAGSGQSPREIFFMARESQLGLLRNYSIVGISCLVVLGGASIYLLSRKMLKPVDRVSSLAERISSTNLKERINYAGPDDEIKRLADTFDGMLSRLENSFESQKQFVQDASHELRTPIAIAQTNIEVLEMDNKATIKDYERLKNILKMSLERMSALSEKLLLLSESEQIHTNWSTLDLAPLLNEIAEEFKTRFDEKNIKLELESIDESVPVSGDAFHLKQVFVNLIDNAVKYGNPGGEVKISTRSDDGHVIIEIKDNGIGISQTDQQRIFERFYRVDKSRSRAQGGSGLGLAIVKKIVEEHGGTVSVESAPGEGSAFRVVLPRSKTG; this is encoded by the coding sequence ATGAGAATGCCCGCTTTTACCAGATCGATACACTTCAGGCTGACCTTCTGGTACTCGGCCATACTGATATCGCTCACCATCCTCCTCATCGTCGGCTTGAACATAGGAGTGCGCCAGGCATCGGTGGAACCCCCACCCAACCTCCCGCAATGGGGCGCCGGCAGCGGACAATCGCCCAGAGAGATATTCTTCATGGCCAGGGAATCCCAGTTAGGCCTGCTGCGCAACTACTCGATAGTCGGTATTTCCTGTCTCGTCGTCCTTGGCGGTGCGAGCATATATCTCCTCTCCAGAAAGATGCTGAAGCCCGTAGACCGCGTCTCATCGCTGGCCGAGCGCATCTCAAGCACGAACCTCAAGGAACGCATAAACTACGCCGGTCCTGACGATGAGATAAAGCGGCTGGCCGATACTTTCGACGGGATGTTAAGCCGTCTGGAGAACTCATTCGAATCGCAGAAGCAGTTCGTCCAGGACGCCTCTCACGAGCTGAGGACGCCCATCGCCATCGCACAGACCAACATCGAAGTGCTCGAGATGGACAATAAAGCGACGATCAAGGACTACGAACGGCTCAAGAACATCCTGAAGATGAGCCTGGAGCGCATGAGCGCATTGAGCGAAAAGCTGCTTCTGCTGTCCGAAAGCGAGCAGATACACACAAACTGGTCAACCCTCGACCTGGCGCCTCTCCTGAATGAAATAGCGGAGGAATTCAAAACCAGGTTCGACGAGAAGAACATCAAACTCGAACTGGAGTCGATCGATGAAAGCGTCCCGGTCTCCGGCGACGCATTCCATCTGAAACAGGTATTCGTCAATCTCATCGACAATGCTGTCAAATACGGTAATCCGGGCGGCGAGGTCAAAATATCAACCCGCTCGGACGACGGCCATGTCATTATCGAAATCAAGGATAATGGAATCGGCATCTCCCAGACAGACCAGCAGCGCATCTTTGAACGATTCTATCGCGTCGACAAGTCAAGGTCGCGCGCCCAGGGCGGCAGCGGGCTGGGCCTCGCTATAGTTAAGAAGATCGTTGAGGAGCACGGCGGCACGGTGTCGGTTGAGAGCGCTCCGGGCGAGGGAAGCGCGTTCCGCGTCGTACTGCCACGGAGCAAGACGGGCTGA